Proteins encoded together in one Mus caroli chromosome 4, CAROLI_EIJ_v1.1, whole genome shotgun sequence window:
- the Gja10 gene encoding gap junction alpha-10 protein, with the protein MRQKMETPQRSSRCEFLTMGDWNLLGGILEEVHSHSTIVGKIWLTILFIFRMLVLGVAAEDVWDDEQSAFACNTQQPGCNNICYDDAFPISLIRFWVLQIIFVSSPSLVYMGHALYRLRDFEKQRQKKKLYLRAQMENPELDLEEQQRVDKELRRLEEQKRIHKVPLKGCLLRTYVLHILTRSVLEVGFMIGQYILYGFQMHPIYKCTQAPCPNSVDCFVSRPTEKTIFMLFMHSIAAISLLLNILEIFHLGIRKIMRALDGKSSSGNTENETGPPFHSTNYSGTQHCMVCSSLPERVSLLQANNKQQVIRVNIPRSKSMWQIPHPRQLEVDVSCGKRDWAEKIESCAQLHVHSPCPHDRSARIQHPGQQPCHSVFGPKNAMSQSWFGTMTASQHRPSSALETWERSQGPEASGRSLIDRQSHFQSSDGSARESGVWTDRLGPGSRKASFLSRLMSEKGQRHSDSGSSRSLNSSCLDFSHGENSPSPLPSATGHRASMVSKSSHVDSPPHSSFIVHETYVYVY; encoded by the exons ATgagacagaaaatggaaacacCCCAACGGTCTTCTAG ATGTGAATTCCTAACCATGGGAGATTGGAATTTACTGGGTGGCATCCTAGAGGAAGTCCACTCCCACTCCACTATAGTGGGGAAGATCTGGCTGACCATCCTCTTCATCTTCCGAATGCTGGTACTTGGTGTCGCTGCTGAGGATGTCTGGGATGATGAGCAGTCTGCCTTTGCCTGCAATACCCAGCAGCCCGGTTGCAACAATATCTGTTATGATGATGCTTTCCCCATCTCTTTGATCAGATTCTGGGTTTTGCAGATCATCTTTGTGTCTTCCCCTTCTTTGGTGTATATGGGCCACGCCCTTTATAGACTCAGGGactttgagaagcagaggcagaagaagaagtTATACCTTAGAGCCCAGATGGAGAATCCAGAGCTTGACCTGGAGGAGCAACAAAGGGTAGATAAAGAGCTGAGGAGACTCGAGGAGCAGAAGAGGATTCATAAAGTCCCTCTGAAAGGATGTCTGCTGCGCACGTATGTCTTACACATCCTGACCAGATCAGTGCTAGAAGTAGGGTTCATGATAGGCCAATATATTCTCTATGGGTTTCAAATGCACCCCATTTACAAGTGCACCCAAGCCCCCTGCCCCAATTCAGTAGACTGCTTTGTTTCCAGGCCCACAGAGAAGACGATTTTCATGCTTTTCATGCACAGCATTGCAGCCATCTCCTTGTTACTCAATATCCTGGAAATATTTCATCTCGGCATCAGGAAAATCATGAGGGCACTCGATGGCAAATCCAGCAGTGGGAACACTGAGAATGAAACAGGCCCGCCATTCCATTCAACAAACTACTCAGGGACCCAGCACTGTATGGTCTGTTCTTCTTTACCTGAAAGAGTCTCACTACTTCAAGCCAACAATAAACAGCAAGTCATCCGAGTGAATATACCACGGTCTAAAAGCATGTGGCAAATTCCACACCCCAGGCAACTTGAGGTAGATGTTTCCTGTGGCAAAAGAGACTGGGCTGAGAAAATTGAGAGCTGTGCACAGCTCCACGTCCATAGCCCATGCCCACATGACCGCAGTGCCAGAATTCAGCACCCCGGACAGCAACCGTGCCATTCTGTCTTTGGCCCCAAGAATGCAATGTCTCAGTCTTGGTTCGGTACAATGACGGCTTCTCAACACCGTCCATCATCTGCGTTAGAAACCTGGGAGCGATCCCAGGGCCCAGAAGCTTCAGGGAGATCTCTCATAGATCGCCAGAGTCACTTCCAAAGCAGTGACGGCAGTGCAAGAGAGAGTGGGGTTTGGACAGACAGATTAGGCCCAGGAAGTCGCAAGGCCAGCTTTCTATCGAGGCTAATGTCAGAAAAGGGACAACGGCACAGTGACTCAGGAAGCTCACGGTCTCTGAATAGTTCCTGCTTGGATTTTTCACACGGAGAAAACAGCCCATCACCTCTGCCGTCCGCCACCGGGCACAGAGCGTCGATGGTAAGTAAAAGCAGCCATGTTGATTCACCTCCTCACTCTTCTTTCATCGTACATgagacatatgtatatgtgtattaa